A single genomic interval of Candidatus Jordarchaeales archaeon harbors:
- a CDS encoding HAD family phosphatase — protein MQSLRQRKIDVKVVVFDFDGVLYDGEHSIRFAEELGFGDAARKLYSAMAKGEIGFEEGLRRGAELWRGVPVEFVKRMMAQLKLRPGVDEVFATLRSLGYRTALVSCGGSNIGFLPIKRRLGIHYVYSNPVESRNGVLTGRIVGNPMTPERKAEVLAMIARREGVTPTECAAIGNDILDVPMFKIAGLTIGVNPTPEARRHVMFTVNPFDIKEILKYVT, from the coding sequence ATGCAAAGCTTGCGCCAGAGAAAAATTGACGTGAAAGTCGTAGTATTCGACTTTGACGGTGTGCTTTACGACGGCGAGCATAGCATTCGTTTCGCCGAAGAGCTCGGGTTTGGCGACGCTGCGCGCAAACTGTACAGCGCCATGGCAAAGGGGGAGATAGGGTTTGAAGAGGGTTTAAGGCGTGGAGCCGAGCTATGGCGCGGGGTTCCCGTCGAGTTCGTCAAGAGGATGATGGCACAGCTAAAGCTCAGACCTGGCGTCGACGAGGTCTTCGCTACTTTGAGAAGTTTGGGTTACAGGACGGCGCTGGTGAGCTGCGGTGGCAGCAACATAGGCTTCCTCCCCATAAAGAGACGTTTGGGCATACACTACGTTTACAGTAACCCAGTAGAGTCTAGGAATGGTGTCTTAACCGGTAGAATTGTTGGTAATCCTATGACGCCGGAGAGGAAAGCCGAAGTCTTAGCCATGATAGCCAGGAGGGAAGGAGTAACGCCCACGGAGTGCGCGGCTATAGGAAACGACATCTTAGACGTTCCAATGTTTAAGATTGCTGGGTTAACGATAGGAGTAAACCCGACGCCGGAAGCTAGAAGGCACGTGATGTTCACCGTCAACCCATTTGACATAAAAGAGATATTGAAATACGTGACCTAG
- a CDS encoding V4R domain-containing protein translates to MILESVPIRILFFKSKNCAFCAPVERMVRKAVSRFFGDEFVTVNVFDVDEHDELIDEYNITSLPYVIVDDVPVISGMVDEKEVEEALMKGVLRSAPSRAERLEVGAKQVFIEANLNFVKSINSKERIRKNIGDYVHISNLQLATISLLSLDASAGNLLYSIGKLAGKMGAFTSLLYDIKPELGDPYMSIRKKFSNFLTAIDRFHLKQNQLGVFDARNAEVVEEGECYGRVRIYELATAVGVPVIGEPLCCFTAGMLSGLAEAILGESVYVVERDCWGLGASYCEFELSLNEEMLEGRKTAAHPARKGVDREESFNRLIKTLFRNMVQSILEGRKIRVGISDYTHIMNLQQQVTSIKLADPVADFFLRLAGKRLGKLLAPSEEMEAREAIIELKNIMNSPFMLMSGIHSNCNVEVLSDKSFLVTVDSCALASGQENIGVSLCGLEKGFIEGFMEQSTGKPFSSKEVECWGLGYQHCKFHVEME, encoded by the coding sequence ATGATATTGGAGTCTGTCCCGATAAGGATACTTTTCTTTAAGAGTAAGAATTGTGCATTCTGTGCCCCCGTAGAGCGGATGGTTAGGAAAGCTGTTTCCCGCTTTTTCGGAGATGAGTTTGTAACAGTGAATGTATTCGACGTAGACGAGCATGATGAGCTTATCGACGAGTACAACATTACGAGCCTGCCATATGTCATAGTTGACGACGTTCCCGTGATATCCGGCATGGTGGACGAGAAAGAGGTTGAAGAAGCACTGATGAAAGGTGTGCTGCGCAGCGCTCCATCCCGAGCCGAAAGGCTTGAAGTAGGCGCGAAGCAGGTTTTCATAGAGGCGAACCTAAACTTCGTTAAAAGCATAAATTCCAAGGAGAGGATAAGGAAGAACATAGGAGACTACGTCCACATAAGCAACCTTCAACTCGCCACAATATCCCTCCTCTCGCTGGATGCGAGCGCCGGAAACCTCCTCTACTCTATAGGGAAGCTCGCAGGGAAGATGGGCGCCTTCACAAGCCTCCTTTACGACATAAAACCGGAACTGGGAGACCCCTACATGTCTATCAGGAAGAAGTTCAGCAACTTCTTAACCGCCATAGACAGGTTTCACTTGAAGCAGAACCAGTTAGGGGTCTTCGACGCTAGGAACGCGGAAGTCGTGGAGGAAGGCGAGTGCTACGGGCGCGTAAGAATCTACGAGTTGGCAACGGCAGTTGGCGTACCAGTAATAGGCGAGCCTCTCTGCTGTTTCACTGCGGGGATGCTCAGCGGGCTTGCAGAGGCAATTTTGGGGGAAAGCGTATACGTCGTCGAGAGGGACTGTTGGGGTTTAGGCGCGTCTTACTGTGAGTTCGAGCTCTCCCTAAACGAAGAGATGCTTGAAGGCAGAAAGACCGCCGCGCACCCGGCCAGGAAGGGGGTTGATAGGGAGGAATCGTTCAACCGCCTCATAAAGACTCTCTTCAGAAACATGGTGCAAAGCATACTGGAAGGACGTAAAATAAGAGTTGGCATCTCAGACTACACTCACATAATGAACCTACAGCAGCAAGTAACTTCGATAAAGCTGGCAGACCCTGTCGCGGACTTCTTCCTGAGACTTGCAGGAAAAAGGCTAGGCAAGCTCTTGGCTCCGAGCGAGGAAATGGAAGCCAGAGAAGCGATAATAGAGCTAAAGAACATCATGAACTCCCCATTCATGCTAATGAGCGGTATACACTCGAACTGCAACGTGGAGGTGCTCAGCGACAAGTCATTCCTCGTAACAGTAGACTCTTGCGCCCTCGCCTCTGGGCAGGAAAACATAGGTGTCAGCTTGTGCGGGCTAGAGAAAGGCTTCATAGAGGGGTTCATGGAGCAGTCAACTGGTAAGCCTTTCTCGTCCAAGGAAGTCGAGTGTTGGGGTCTCGGATACCAGCACTGCAAGTTCCACGTTGAAATGGAATGA